A stretch of the Pan paniscus chromosome 2, NHGRI_mPanPan1-v2.0_pri, whole genome shotgun sequence genome encodes the following:
- the USP19 gene encoding ubiquitin carboxyl-terminal hydrolase 19 isoform X29 — MSGGASATGPRRGPPGLEDTTSKKKQKDRANQESKDGGPRKETGSRYVAQAGLELLASGDPSASASHAAGITGSHHHTRLFFPSSSGSASTPQEEQTKEGACEDPHDLLATPPPELLLDWRQSAEEVIVKLRVGVGPLQLEDVDAAFTDTDCVVRFAGGQQWGGVFYAEIKSSCAKVQTGKGSLLHLTLPKKVPMLTWPSLLKKPLGTQELVPGLQCQENGQELSPIALEPGPEPHRAKQEARNQKRAQGRGEVGSGAGPGAQAGPSAKRAVHLCRGPEGDGSRDDPGPQGDAPPFVADPATQVEADEQLCIPPLNSQTCLLGSEENLAPLAGEKAVPPGNDPVSPAMVRSRNPGKDDCAKEEMAVAADAATLVDGKEPESMVNLAFVKNDSYEKGPDSVVVHVYVKEICRDTSRVLFREQDFTLIFQTRDGNFLRLHPGCGPHATFRWQVKLRNLIEPEQCTFCFTASRIDICLRKRQSQRWGGLEAPAARGAVGGAKVAVPTGPTPLDSTPPGGAPHPLTGQEEARAVEKDKSKARSEDTGLDSVATRTPMEHVTPKPETHLASPKPTCMVPPMPHSPVSGDSVEEEEEEEKKVCLPGFTGLVNLGNTCFMNSVIQSLSNTRELRDFFHDRSFEAEINYNNPLGTGGRLAIGFAVLLRALWKGTHHAFQPSKLKAIVASKASQFTGYAQHDAQEFMAFLLDGLHEDLNRIQNKPYTETVDSDGRPDEVVAEEAWQRHKMRNDSFIVDLFQGQYKSKLVCPVCAKVSITFDPFLYLPVPLPQKQKVLPVFYFAREPHSKPIKFLVSVSKENSTASEVLDSLSQSVHVKPENLRLAEVIKNRFHRVFLPSHSLDTVSPSDMLLCFELLSSELAKERVVVLEVQQRPQVPSVPISKCAACQRKQQSEDEKLKRCTRCYRVGYCNQLCQKTHWPDHKGLCRPENIGYPFLVSVPASRLTYARLAQLLEGYARYSVSVFQPPFQPGRMALESQSPGCTTLLSTGSLEAGDSERDPIQPPELQLVTPMAEGDTGLPRVWAAPDRGPVPSTSGISSEMLASGPIEVGSLPAGERVSRPEAAVPGYQHPSEAMNAHTPLFFIYKIDSSNREQRLEDKGDTPLELGDDCSLALVWRNNERLQEFVLVASKELECAEDPGSAGEAARAGHFTLDQCLNLFTRPEVLAPEEAWYCPQCKQHREASKQLLLWRLPNVLIVQLKRFSFRSFIWRDKINDLVEFPVRNLDLSKFCIGQKEEQLPSYDLYAVINHYGGMIGGHYTACARLPNDRSSQRSDVGWRLFDDSTVTTVDESQVVTRYAYVLFYRRRNSPVERPPRAGHSEHHPDLGPAAEAAASQGLGPGQAPEVAPTRTAPERFAPPVDRPAPTYSNMEEVD, encoded by the exons ATGTCTGGCGGGGCCAGTGCCACAGGCCCAAGGAGAGGGCCCCCAGGACTGGAGGACACCACTAGTAAGAAGAAGCAGAAGGATCGAGCAAACCAGGAGAGCAAGGATGGAGGTCCTAGGAAAG agacagggtctcgatatgttgcccaggctggtcttgaacttctggcctcaggtgatccttctgcctcagcctcccatgcagctgggatcacaggctcacaccaccatacccggctgttCTTTCCTTCATCGTCAGGGTCAGCATCCACTCCTCAAGAGGAGCAGACCAAAGAGG GAGCTTGTGAAGACCCTCATGATCTCTTGGCTACTCCCCCTCCAGAGTTGTTGCTCGATTGGAGGCAGAGTGCAGAAGAGGTGATTGTCAAGCTTCGTGTGGGAGTAGGTCCCCTGCAGCTGGAGGATGTAGATGCTGCTTTCACAGATACGGACTGTGTGGTGCGGTTTGCAG GTGGTCAGCAGTGGGGTGGTGTCTTCTATGCTGAGATAAAAAGCTCTTGTGCTAAAGTGCAAACCGGCAAGGGCAGTCTCCTGCACCTGACACTGCCCAAAAAGGTGCCTATGCTCACGTGGCCCTCCCTCCTG AAGAAACCTCTAGGGACCCAGGAGCTGGTGCCGGGGCTGCAGTGCCAGGAGAATGGGCAGGAACTGTCTCCCATTGCCCTGGAGCCAGGCCCTGAGCCCCACCGGGCTAAGCAGGAGGCCCGGAACCAGAAGCGGGCCCAGGGCCGTGGTGAGGTAGGCTCAGGGGCTGGCCCCGGGGCCCAGGCAGGGCCCAGCGCCAAGAGGGCTGTGCATCTCTGCAGAGGGCCAGAGGGGGACGGGTCCAGGGATGACCCTGGACCCCAGGGTGATGCCCCACCCTTCGTGGCTGACCCAGCCACCCAG GTTGAGGCTGATGAACAGCTTTGCATACCACCGCTGAACTCCCAaacctgcctcctgggctcagaggaGAATTTAGCCCCTTTGGCAGGAGAGAAAGCAGTGCCTCCCGGGAATGACCCAGTCTCTCCAGCCATGGTCCGGAGCAGAAACCCTGGGAAAGATGACTGTGCCAAGGAGGAGATGGCAGTGGCAGCAGATGCTGCAACCTTGGTGGATGGTAAAG AGCCCGAGTCGATGGTGAACCTGGCGTTTGTCAAGAATGACTCGTATGAGAAGGGCCCGGATTCAGTGGTGGTGCACGTGTACGTGAAGGAGATCTGCAGGGACACCTCAAGAGTACTTTTCCGTGAGCAGGACTTCACGCTCATCTTCCAGACcag GGATGGAAACTTCCTGAGGCTGCACCCGGGCTGTGGGCCCCACGCCACCTTCCGTTGGCAGGTGAAGCTCAG GAATCTGATTGAGCCAGAGCAGTGCACCTTCTGTTTCACGGCTTCTCGCATCGACATCTGCCTTCGTAAGAGGCAGAGTCAGCGCTGGGGGGGCCTGGAGGCCCCAGCTGCACGAG GTGCAGTGGGTGGTGCAAAGGTTGCCGTGCCGACAGGTCCAACCCCTCTGGATTCAACCCCACCAGGAGGTGCTCCCCACCCGCTGACAGGCCAGGAGGAGGCCCGGGCTGTGGAGAAGGATAAATCCAAGGCACGATCTGAGGACACAGGGCTAGACAGTGTGGCAACCCGCACACCCATGGAGCATGTAACCCCAAAGCCAGAGACACACCTGGCCTCG CCCAAGCCTACATGCATGGTGCCTCCCATGCCCCACAGCCCAGTTAGTGGAGACAgcgtggaggaggaggaagaggaagagaagaaggtgtGTCTGCCAGGCTTCACTGGCCTCGTCAATTTAGGCAACACCTGCTTCATGAACAGCGTCATTCAGTCTCTGTCCAACACTCGGGAACTCCGGGACTTCTTCCATG ACCGCTCCTTTGAGGCTGAGATCAACTACAACAACCCACTAGGGACTGGTGGGCGTCTGGCCATTGGCTTTGCCGTGCTGCTTCGGGCGCTGTGGAAGGGCACCCACCATGCCTTCCAGCCTTCCAAGTTGAAG GCCATTGTGGCGAGTAAGGCCAGCCAGTTCACAGGCTATGCACAGCATGATGCCCAGGAGTTCATGGCTTTCCTGCTGGATGGGCTGCACGAGGACCTGAATCGCATTCAGAACAAGCCCTACACAGAGACCGTGGATTCAGATGGGCGGCCCGATGAG GTGGTAGCTGAGGAAGCATGGCAGCGGCACAAGATGAGGAATGACTCTTTCATCGTGGACTTATTTCAGGGGCAGTACAAGTCGAAGCTGGTGTGCCCTGTGTGTGCCAAG GTCTCCATCACTTTTGACCCGTTTCTTTATCTGCCGGTGCCCTTGCCACAAAAGCAAAAGGTTCTCCCTGTCTTTTATTTTGCCCGAGAGCCCCACAGCAAGCCCATCAAG TTCCTGGTGAGCGTCAGCAAGGAGAACTCCACTGCGAGCGAAGTATTGGACTCCCTCTCTCAGAGTGTTCATGTGAAGCCTGAGAACCTGCGTTTGGCGGAG GTAATTAAGAATCGTTTCCATCGTGTGTTCCTACCCTCCCACTCACTGGACACTGTGTCCCCATCTGATATGCTCCTCTGCTTTGAGCTGCTATCCTCAGAGTTGGCTAAGGAGCGGGTAGTGGTGCTAGAGGTGCAACAG CGCCCCCAGGTGCCCAGCGTCCCCATCTCCAAGTGTGCAGCCTGCCAGCGGAAGCAACAGTCGGAGGATGAAAAGCTGAAGCGCTGTACCCGGTGCTACCGTGTGGGCTACTGCAACCA GCTCTGCCAGAAAACCCACTGGCCTGACCACAAGGGCCTCTGCCGACCTGAGAACATTGGCTACCCCTTCCTGGTCAGTGTACCTGCCTCGCGCCTCACTTATGCCCGCCTCGCTCAGTTGCTAGAGGGCTATGCCCG GTACTCTGTGAGTGTATTCCAGCCACCCTTTCAGCCAGGCCGCATGGCCTTGGAGTCTCAGAGCCCTGGCTGCACCACACTGCTCTCCACTGGCTCCCTGGAGGCTGGGGACAGCGAGAGAGACCCCATTCAGCCACCTGAGCTCCAGCTGGTGACCCCTATGGCTGAGGGGGACACAGGGCTTCCCCGGGTGTGGGCAGCCCCTGACCGGGGTCCTGTGCCCAGCACCAGTGGAATTTCTTCTGAGATGCTGGCCAGTGGGCCCATTGAGGTTGGCTCCTTGCCTGCTGGCGAGAGGGTGTCCCGACCCGAAG CTGCTGTGCCTGGGTACCAGCATCCAAGTGAAGCTATGAATGCCCACACACCCCtgttcttcatctataaaattgatTCATCCAACCGAGAGCAGCGGCTAGAGGACAAAG GAGACACCCCACTGGAGCTGGGTGACGACTGTAGCCTGGCTCTCGTCTGGCGGAACAATGAGCGCTTGCAGGAGTTTGTGTTGGTAGCCTCCAAGGAGCTGGAATGTGCTGAGGATCCAGGCTCTGCCGGTGAGGCTGCCCGGGCCGGCCACTTCACCCTGGACCAGTGCCTCAACCTCTTCACACGGCCTGAGGTGCTGGCACCCGAGGAGGCCTG GTACTGCCCACAGTGCAAACAGCACCGTGAGGCCTCCAAGCAGCTGTTGCTATGGCGCCtgccaaatgttctcattgtgcaGCTCAAGCGCTTCTCCTTTCGTAGTTTTATCTGGCGTGACAAGATCAATGACTTGGTGGAGTTCCCTGTTAG GAACCTGGACCTGAGCAAGTTCTGCATTGGTCAGAAAGAGGAGCAGCTGCCCAGCTACGATCTATATGCTGTCATCAACCACTATGGAGGCATGATTGGTGGCCACTACACTGCCTGTGCACGCCTGCCCAATGATCGTAGCAGTCAGCGCAGTGACGTGG GCTGGCGCTTGTTTGATGACAGCACAGTGACAACGGTAGACGAGAGCCAGGTTGTGACGCGTTACGCCTATGTACTCTTCTACCGCCGGCGGAACTCTCCTGTGGAGAGGCCCCCCAGGGCAGGTCACTCTGAGCACCACCCAGACCTAGGCCCTGCAGCTGAGGCTGCTGCCAGCCAG GGATTAGGCCCTGGCCAGGCCCCCGAGGTGGCCCCCACGCGGACAGCCCCTGAACGCTTCGCCCCCCCTGTGGATCGGCCAGCCCCCACCTACAGCAACATGGAGGAGGTGGATTAG
- the USP19 gene encoding ubiquitin carboxyl-terminal hydrolase 19 isoform X11: protein MPAGPLTLCLWPASHLGEDWRPARATSWERWWRARGSEAEAGSQLDRGADLWLSVPCWRIWPQRVAKIAGPGRKRRSPDPDAVADPGALWLSTKRLKMSGGASATGPRRGPPGLEDTTSKKKQKDRANQESKDGGPRKETGSRYVAQAGLELLASGDPSASASHAAGITGSHHHTRLFFPSSSGSASTPQEEQTKEGACEDPHDLLATPPPELLLDWRQSAEEVIVKLRVGVGPLQLEDVDAAFTDTDCVVRFAGGQQWGGVFYAEIKSSCAKVQTGKGSLLHLTLPKKVPMLTWPSLLKPLGTQELVPGLQCQENGQELSPIALEPGPEPHRAKQEARNQKRAQGRGEVGSGAGPGAQAGPSAKRAVHLCRGPEGDGSRDDPGPQGDAPPFVADPATQVEADEQLCIPPLNSQTCLLGSEENLAPLAGEKAVPPGNDPVSPAMVRSRNPGKDDCAKEEMAVAADAATLVDEPESMVNLAFVKNDSYEKGPDSVVVHVYVKEICRDTSRVLFREQDFTLIFQTRDGNFLRLHPGCGPHATFRWQVKLRNLIEPEQCTFCFTASRIDICLRKRQSQRWGGLEAPAARVGGAKVAVPTGPTPLDSTPPGGAPHPLTGQEEARAVEKDKSKARSEDTGLDSVATRTPMEHVTPKPETHLASPKPTCMVPPMPHSPVSGDSVEEEEEEEKKVCLPGFTGLVNLGNTCFMNSVIQSLSNTRELRDFFHDRSFEAEINYNNPLGTGGRLAIGFAVLLRALWKGTHHAFQPSKLKAIVASKASQFTGYAQHDAQEFMAFLLDGLHEDLNRIQNKPYTETVDSDGRPDEVVAEEAWQRHKMRNDSFIVDLFQGQYKSKLVCPVCAKVSITFDPFLYLPVPLPQKQKVLPVFYFAREPHSKPIKFLVSVSKENSTASEVLDSLSQSVHVKPENLRLAEVIKNRFHRVFLPSHSLDTVSPSDMLLCFELLSSELAKERVVVLEVQQRPQVPSVPISKCAACQRKQQSEDEKLKRCTRCYRVGYCNQLCQKTHWPDHKGLCRPENIGYPFLVSVPASRLTYARLAQLLEGYARYSVSVFQPPFQPGRMALESQSPGCTTLLSTGSLEAGDSERDPIQPPELQLVTPMAEGDTGLPRVWAAPDRGPVPSTSGISSEMLASGPIEVGSLPAGERVSRPEAAVPGYQHPSEAMNAHTPLFFIYKIDSSNREQRLEDKGDTPLELGDDCSLALVWRNNERLQEFVLVASKELECAEDPGSAGEAARAGHFTLDQCLNLFTRPEVLAPEEAWYCPQCKQHREASKQLLLWRLPNVLIVQLKRFSFRSFIWRDKINDLVEFPVRNLDLSKFCIGQKEEQLPSYDLYAVINHYGGMIGGHYTACARLPNDRSSQRSDVGWRLFDDSTVTTVDESQVVTRYAYVLFYRRRNSPVERPPRAGHSEHHPDLGPAAEAAASQGLGPGQAPEVAPTRTAPERFAPPVDRPAPTYSNMEEVD, encoded by the exons ATGCCGGCAGGGCCGTTAACGCTATGCCTGTGGCCAGCCTCCCACCTGGGAGAGGACTGGCGGCCAGCGAGGGCAACTTCGTGGGAGAGGTGGTGGCGGGCTCGGGGTTCAGAGGCTGAAGCTGGGTCGCAGCTCGACCGGGGCGCTGATCTGTG GCTGTCCGTTCCTTGCTGGAGAATTTGGCCACAAAGAGTTGCCAAGATAGCTGGGCCAGGAAGAAAGCGCCGCAGCCCTGACCCAGACGCTGTTGCCGACCCCGGGGCACTCTGGCTGTCGACCAAGCGGCTCAAGATGTCTGGCGGGGCCAGTGCCACAGGCCCAAGGAGAGGGCCCCCAGGACTGGAGGACACCACTAGTAAGAAGAAGCAGAAGGATCGAGCAAACCAGGAGAGCAAGGATGGAGGTCCTAGGAAAG agacagggtctcgatatgttgcccaggctggtcttgaacttctggcctcaggtgatccttctgcctcagcctcccatgcagctgggatcacaggctcacaccaccatacccggctgttCTTTCCTTCATCGTCAGGGTCAGCATCCACTCCTCAAGAGGAGCAGACCAAAGAGG GAGCTTGTGAAGACCCTCATGATCTCTTGGCTACTCCCCCTCCAGAGTTGTTGCTCGATTGGAGGCAGAGTGCAGAAGAGGTGATTGTCAAGCTTCGTGTGGGAGTAGGTCCCCTGCAGCTGGAGGATGTAGATGCTGCTTTCACAGATACGGACTGTGTGGTGCGGTTTGCAG GTGGTCAGCAGTGGGGTGGTGTCTTCTATGCTGAGATAAAAAGCTCTTGTGCTAAAGTGCAAACCGGCAAGGGCAGTCTCCTGCACCTGACACTGCCCAAAAAGGTGCCTATGCTCACGTGGCCCTCCCTCCTG AAACCTCTAGGGACCCAGGAGCTGGTGCCGGGGCTGCAGTGCCAGGAGAATGGGCAGGAACTGTCTCCCATTGCCCTGGAGCCAGGCCCTGAGCCCCACCGGGCTAAGCAGGAGGCCCGGAACCAGAAGCGGGCCCAGGGCCGTGGTGAGGTAGGCTCAGGGGCTGGCCCCGGGGCCCAGGCAGGGCCCAGCGCCAAGAGGGCTGTGCATCTCTGCAGAGGGCCAGAGGGGGACGGGTCCAGGGATGACCCTGGACCCCAGGGTGATGCCCCACCCTTCGTGGCTGACCCAGCCACCCAG GTTGAGGCTGATGAACAGCTTTGCATACCACCGCTGAACTCCCAaacctgcctcctgggctcagaggaGAATTTAGCCCCTTTGGCAGGAGAGAAAGCAGTGCCTCCCGGGAATGACCCAGTCTCTCCAGCCATGGTCCGGAGCAGAAACCCTGGGAAAGATGACTGTGCCAAGGAGGAGATGGCAGTGGCAGCAGATGCTGCAACCTTGGTGGATG AGCCCGAGTCGATGGTGAACCTGGCGTTTGTCAAGAATGACTCGTATGAGAAGGGCCCGGATTCAGTGGTGGTGCACGTGTACGTGAAGGAGATCTGCAGGGACACCTCAAGAGTACTTTTCCGTGAGCAGGACTTCACGCTCATCTTCCAGACcag GGATGGAAACTTCCTGAGGCTGCACCCGGGCTGTGGGCCCCACGCCACCTTCCGTTGGCAGGTGAAGCTCAG GAATCTGATTGAGCCAGAGCAGTGCACCTTCTGTTTCACGGCTTCTCGCATCGACATCTGCCTTCGTAAGAGGCAGAGTCAGCGCTGGGGGGGCCTGGAGGCCCCAGCTGCACGAG TGGGTGGTGCAAAGGTTGCCGTGCCGACAGGTCCAACCCCTCTGGATTCAACCCCACCAGGAGGTGCTCCCCACCCGCTGACAGGCCAGGAGGAGGCCCGGGCTGTGGAGAAGGATAAATCCAAGGCACGATCTGAGGACACAGGGCTAGACAGTGTGGCAACCCGCACACCCATGGAGCATGTAACCCCAAAGCCAGAGACACACCTGGCCTCG CCCAAGCCTACATGCATGGTGCCTCCCATGCCCCACAGCCCAGTTAGTGGAGACAgcgtggaggaggaggaagaggaagagaagaaggtgtGTCTGCCAGGCTTCACTGGCCTCGTCAATTTAGGCAACACCTGCTTCATGAACAGCGTCATTCAGTCTCTGTCCAACACTCGGGAACTCCGGGACTTCTTCCATG ACCGCTCCTTTGAGGCTGAGATCAACTACAACAACCCACTAGGGACTGGTGGGCGTCTGGCCATTGGCTTTGCCGTGCTGCTTCGGGCGCTGTGGAAGGGCACCCACCATGCCTTCCAGCCTTCCAAGTTGAAG GCCATTGTGGCGAGTAAGGCCAGCCAGTTCACAGGCTATGCACAGCATGATGCCCAGGAGTTCATGGCTTTCCTGCTGGATGGGCTGCACGAGGACCTGAATCGCATTCAGAACAAGCCCTACACAGAGACCGTGGATTCAGATGGGCGGCCCGATGAG GTGGTAGCTGAGGAAGCATGGCAGCGGCACAAGATGAGGAATGACTCTTTCATCGTGGACTTATTTCAGGGGCAGTACAAGTCGAAGCTGGTGTGCCCTGTGTGTGCCAAG GTCTCCATCACTTTTGACCCGTTTCTTTATCTGCCGGTGCCCTTGCCACAAAAGCAAAAGGTTCTCCCTGTCTTTTATTTTGCCCGAGAGCCCCACAGCAAGCCCATCAAG TTCCTGGTGAGCGTCAGCAAGGAGAACTCCACTGCGAGCGAAGTATTGGACTCCCTCTCTCAGAGTGTTCATGTGAAGCCTGAGAACCTGCGTTTGGCGGAG GTAATTAAGAATCGTTTCCATCGTGTGTTCCTACCCTCCCACTCACTGGACACTGTGTCCCCATCTGATATGCTCCTCTGCTTTGAGCTGCTATCCTCAGAGTTGGCTAAGGAGCGGGTAGTGGTGCTAGAGGTGCAACAG CGCCCCCAGGTGCCCAGCGTCCCCATCTCCAAGTGTGCAGCCTGCCAGCGGAAGCAACAGTCGGAGGATGAAAAGCTGAAGCGCTGTACCCGGTGCTACCGTGTGGGCTACTGCAACCA GCTCTGCCAGAAAACCCACTGGCCTGACCACAAGGGCCTCTGCCGACCTGAGAACATTGGCTACCCCTTCCTGGTCAGTGTACCTGCCTCGCGCCTCACTTATGCCCGCCTCGCTCAGTTGCTAGAGGGCTATGCCCG GTACTCTGTGAGTGTATTCCAGCCACCCTTTCAGCCAGGCCGCATGGCCTTGGAGTCTCAGAGCCCTGGCTGCACCACACTGCTCTCCACTGGCTCCCTGGAGGCTGGGGACAGCGAGAGAGACCCCATTCAGCCACCTGAGCTCCAGCTGGTGACCCCTATGGCTGAGGGGGACACAGGGCTTCCCCGGGTGTGGGCAGCCCCTGACCGGGGTCCTGTGCCCAGCACCAGTGGAATTTCTTCTGAGATGCTGGCCAGTGGGCCCATTGAGGTTGGCTCCTTGCCTGCTGGCGAGAGGGTGTCCCGACCCGAAG CTGCTGTGCCTGGGTACCAGCATCCAAGTGAAGCTATGAATGCCCACACACCCCtgttcttcatctataaaattgatTCATCCAACCGAGAGCAGCGGCTAGAGGACAAAG GAGACACCCCACTGGAGCTGGGTGACGACTGTAGCCTGGCTCTCGTCTGGCGGAACAATGAGCGCTTGCAGGAGTTTGTGTTGGTAGCCTCCAAGGAGCTGGAATGTGCTGAGGATCCAGGCTCTGCCGGTGAGGCTGCCCGGGCCGGCCACTTCACCCTGGACCAGTGCCTCAACCTCTTCACACGGCCTGAGGTGCTGGCACCCGAGGAGGCCTG GTACTGCCCACAGTGCAAACAGCACCGTGAGGCCTCCAAGCAGCTGTTGCTATGGCGCCtgccaaatgttctcattgtgcaGCTCAAGCGCTTCTCCTTTCGTAGTTTTATCTGGCGTGACAAGATCAATGACTTGGTGGAGTTCCCTGTTAG GAACCTGGACCTGAGCAAGTTCTGCATTGGTCAGAAAGAGGAGCAGCTGCCCAGCTACGATCTATATGCTGTCATCAACCACTATGGAGGCATGATTGGTGGCCACTACACTGCCTGTGCACGCCTGCCCAATGATCGTAGCAGTCAGCGCAGTGACGTGG GCTGGCGCTTGTTTGATGACAGCACAGTGACAACGGTAGACGAGAGCCAGGTTGTGACGCGTTACGCCTATGTACTCTTCTACCGCCGGCGGAACTCTCCTGTGGAGAGGCCCCCCAGGGCAGGTCACTCTGAGCACCACCCAGACCTAGGCCCTGCAGCTGAGGCTGCTGCCAGCCAG GGATTAGGCCCTGGCCAGGCCCCCGAGGTGGCCCCCACGCGGACAGCCCCTGAACGCTTCGCCCCCCCTGTGGATCGGCCAGCCCCCACCTACAGCAACATGGAGGAGGTGGATTAG